Proteins encoded within one genomic window of Oscarella lobularis chromosome 6, ooOscLobu1.1, whole genome shotgun sequence:
- the LOC136188414 gene encoding uncharacterized protein gives MFAFSVVGSDELASLWMATKKYRGGLGFSEKDIGLFQAVLACVTVPLQIHLTHKLENKLGSLTTFYVTCIACVHVLHGVSTCSIFHRKSYSSMDSPLHYSFHDEIIYQRRLCHDSDIYQQFCTETSSRCHQWPCRFTSGRRQATLQYIDRILPS, from the exons ATGTTCGCCTTTTCCGTGGTTGGTTCGGACGAACTGGCAAGCCTGTGGATGGCAACGAAGAAATATAGAG GGGGTCTTGGTTTCAGTGAAAAAGACATTGGACTTTTTCAAGCAGTTTTAGCTTGTGTAACCGTCCCTCTTCAAATTCACCTCACACACAAa CTGGAAAACAAACTGGGCTCTCTGACG ACGTTTTACGTCACATGCATTGCCTGTGTACACGTTCTTCATGGCGTTTCAACCTGCAGTATCTTCCATAGAAAG TCGTATTCCTCTATGGATAGTCCTCTTCATTACTCTTTTCATGATGAGATTATCTATCAACGTCGCCTATGTCATGATAGCGATATTTATCAACAATTCTGTACCGAAACGTCAAGCCGGTGCCATCAATGGCCTTGCCGTTTCACTAGCGGCCGTCGCCAGGCAACGTTACAATATATTGACCGAATTTTGCCTTCATAA